One Bacillota bacterium genomic region harbors:
- the hslV gene encoding ATP-dependent protease subunit HslV, with protein sequence MMHGTTIVAVSRNGKTAVAGDGQITLAANTVIKHGAKKVRRLYQGKVLAGFAGGVADALALFERFESKLEETQGNLMRAAINLAKEWRTDKHLRRLEAILVVADPEHLLVVAGSGEVIEPDDGIAAVGSGGPYALAAARALLKHTEYDAAAIVKESLHIAASICVYTNENITLEEL encoded by the coding sequence ATAATGCACGGAACAACAATTGTTGCGGTGTCACGCAACGGAAAGACCGCTGTCGCGGGTGACGGCCAGATTACGTTGGCCGCGAATACCGTAATCAAGCACGGCGCCAAAAAGGTTCGCCGCCTTTATCAGGGGAAGGTGCTGGCGGGTTTTGCGGGGGGCGTGGCGGACGCACTGGCGCTTTTCGAACGCTTCGAGAGCAAACTTGAAGAAACTCAGGGTAATCTTATGCGGGCGGCGATCAACCTGGCGAAGGAATGGCGCACCGACAAGCATCTGCGGCGTTTGGAGGCGATTCTGGTGGTGGCGGATCCAGAGCACCTCCTGGTGGTTGCCGGCAGCGGCGAGGTTATCGAACCCGACGACGGCATCGCCGCGGTCGGCTCGGGGGGGCCTTACGCCCTTGCGGCGGCGCGGGCGCTTTTAAAGCATACCGAATACGACGCCGCCGCCATTGTAAAGGAGTCCCTGCATATCGCGGCCTCGATCTGTGTTTATACTAACGAAAATATTACCCTGGAAGAGTTGTAA
- a CDS encoding carbonic anhydrase, translating to MRFLKTLAATIIGAAVCVCAGCSQTAPTATEPAESGNIKANVETTFNPTVDSPTIDKTSYIDPMASIIGNVEIAGKVYVAPCASVRGDEGQPVYIGEGSNVQDGVVLHGLETEDEGEPVEKNIVDISGKKYSVYVGKNVSLAHQCQIHGPASVGDGTFIGMQALVFKAQVGKNCVVEPGARLLNGVKVADGHYVPAGTVVTTQAQADKLPVITDSYPMKDLNKGVLHVNEQLAEGYLGGGGESAAGYETSTEEPTQH from the coding sequence GTGCGCTTTCTAAAAACTCTTGCGGCCACCATTATCGGTGCCGCCGTCTGTGTCTGTGCCGGTTGTTCGCAAACGGCGCCTACAGCTACCGAGCCCGCCGAATCGGGTAATATTAAGGCCAATGTTGAAACCACCTTTAATCCCACAGTCGACAGCCCGACAATTGATAAGACTTCCTATATAGACCCCATGGCCTCTATAATTGGGAACGTTGAGATCGCCGGCAAGGTCTACGTTGCACCCTGCGCCTCCGTACGCGGTGACGAAGGCCAGCCGGTATATATCGGCGAGGGCTCCAACGTTCAGGACGGCGTTGTGCTGCACGGTCTCGAGACCGAGGATGAGGGTGAGCCCGTCGAAAAGAATATCGTAGATATCTCCGGAAAGAAATACTCTGTGTACGTGGGTAAGAATGTATCCCTGGCTCACCAGTGCCAGATCCACGGACCGGCTTCGGTAGGCGATGGGACCTTTATCGGTATGCAGGCCCTGGTTTTCAAGGCCCAGGTGGGGAAGAACTGTGTTGTAGAACCCGGCGCGAGACTTCTTAACGGGGTCAAGGTGGCCGACGGACATTACGTTCCCGCCGGAACCGTTGTTACCACCCAAGCGCAGGCGGATAAACTGCCGGTGATAACCGACTCCTACCCGATGAAAGACCTTAATAAGGGCGTCCTGCACGTGAACGAGCAGTTAGCGGAAGGCTATCTGGGCGGCGGCGGGGAAAGCGCGGCCGGCTATGAAACCTCGACGGAGGAACCTACACAACATTAG
- a CDS encoding LysM peptidoglycan-binding domain-containing protein, with the protein MFYRSLLVLAAVLVPLSPAWAASYTVLPGDSLYTISQKFNTTTSAIQQANRLQSTVIYPGQVLDIPEKAGGGSSTDAESYTVAPGDTLYLIGQRYGLSSAEIMAYNGLAGADIYPGQVLRIPEGSDGDSSGGSTGSESYTVVRGDTLYLIGQRYGLGSAQIMAYNGLAGADIYPGQVLRIPQSPPPVSRGDISREDFDLLARLVTAESDGEPHLAKVAVGAVILNRVRSRHFPNNIPGVIYQVENGLYQFEPVANGWINHPATPDSTRAAEEALGGQDPTGGALYFYDTSATSRFLLSLPVACRIGNMIFAFSAV; encoded by the coding sequence ATGTTCTACCGGTCGTTGCTTGTACTTGCAGCAGTACTAGTACCATTGTCTCCGGCTTGGGCCGCTTCGTACACTGTTCTTCCCGGGGATTCCCTTTACACCATCAGTCAGAAATTCAATACAACCACCAGCGCAATCCAGCAGGCTAACCGATTACAAAGCACCGTAATTTATCCGGGTCAGGTTCTCGATATTCCCGAAAAAGCAGGCGGAGGATCTAGCACCGACGCCGAGAGTTACACCGTGGCGCCGGGAGATACTCTTTATCTGATCGGTCAGCGCTACGGGCTCAGTTCCGCGGAAATCATGGCCTATAACGGCCTTGCAGGCGCGGACATTTATCCGGGTCAGGTTTTGAGAATACCGGAAGGGTCCGACGGCGATTCCTCCGGTGGTTCCACGGGCTCGGAGAGTTACACCGTGGTTCGGGGAGATACGCTTTATCTGATCGGCCAGCGCTATGGGCTCGGTTCTGCGCAAATCATGGCTTATAACGGCCTCGCAGGCGCGGACATTTATCCGGGTCAGGTTTTGAGAATACCACAATCTCCCCCGCCGGTTTCCCGCGGCGATATAAGCCGGGAGGATTTCGACCTTCTCGCCCGGTTAGTTACCGCGGAATCGGACGGCGAGCCGCACCTGGCAAAGGTGGCTGTCGGCGCGGTGATTTTAAACCGTGTCCGGAGTCGGCATTTCCCGAACAACATTCCGGGGGTTATCTATCAGGTGGAGAACGGTTTGTACCAGTTCGAACCAGTAGCGAACGGCTGGATAAACCATCCGGCCACACCCGACAGCACCCGGGCGGCGGAAGAGGCGCTTGGAGGACAAGACCCGACCGGCGGCGCCCTGTATTTTTATGACACGTCGGCAACAAGCCGTTTTCTCCTCTCTTTGCCGGTAGCCTGCCGAATAGGCAACATGATCTTTGCATTCAGCGCCGTGTAA
- the hslU gene encoding ATP-dependent protease ATPase subunit HslU has protein sequence MEDLTPRQIVVKLNEYIVGQEEAKRAVAVALRNRYRRSKLPPELRDEVMPKNILMIGPTGVGKTEIARRLARLVNAPFVKVEATKFTEIGYVGRDVEGMVRDLLETAVRMVRQEEYAAVEERSQELAAERIIELLAPYPEKSRNPLEAIFGGARSGDNLQTDDRVREIDSQRYLLKQKLSAGELENEHLEIEVEDKALPFLEIFSGAGVEEMGFNFQDLMGNVFPAKKKKRRVTVRDARRILAQQEAAKLIDMEEVTAEAIRRAEEQGIIFIDEIDKVAGREGSAGPDVSRGGVQRDILPIVEGSTVTSKYGPVKTDHILFIAAGAFHAVKPSDLIPELQGRFPIRVELSALTREDFLQILTEPSNAIVRQYTALLDTEGVKLVFKENSLVEIARIAYTINEQTENIGARRLHTVLEKLLEEVSFHASELRGQIVNIDEAFVTSKLGPIVEQEDLSRYIL, from the coding sequence GTGGAGGATCTCACACCGCGCCAGATTGTAGTGAAACTGAATGAATATATTGTAGGACAGGAGGAAGCGAAGCGTGCTGTTGCCGTCGCCCTGCGAAACCGGTATCGACGGAGTAAGCTGCCACCGGAACTGCGGGACGAGGTCATGCCTAAAAACATACTGATGATCGGGCCGACCGGTGTTGGGAAGACGGAGATAGCCAGAAGGCTGGCACGTCTCGTTAATGCGCCCTTTGTAAAGGTAGAGGCTACGAAATTCACGGAGATCGGTTATGTGGGCCGCGACGTAGAAGGAATGGTGCGTGACCTGTTGGAGACCGCGGTAAGGATGGTCCGGCAGGAGGAATACGCCGCGGTCGAGGAAAGATCGCAGGAGCTTGCCGCCGAGCGGATTATTGAATTGCTCGCACCCTATCCCGAGAAGTCGCGCAACCCCCTGGAGGCTATTTTCGGCGGCGCCCGGTCCGGCGATAACTTACAGACGGACGACCGAGTGCGGGAAATCGACAGTCAGCGGTATTTACTGAAACAAAAGCTTTCGGCGGGCGAACTGGAAAACGAACACCTTGAGATTGAGGTTGAAGATAAGGCGCTTCCTTTCCTTGAGATATTTTCGGGCGCCGGCGTCGAGGAAATGGGTTTCAACTTTCAAGATTTGATGGGGAACGTATTTCCGGCGAAGAAGAAAAAGCGGCGTGTGACGGTTCGCGACGCCAGGCGCATCCTGGCGCAGCAGGAGGCCGCTAAGCTGATCGATATGGAAGAGGTAACGGCGGAAGCCATCCGGCGGGCGGAGGAACAGGGGATTATCTTTATCGACGAGATTGATAAGGTTGCCGGGCGTGAGGGATCGGCGGGTCCTGACGTTTCGCGGGGCGGGGTGCAGCGGGATATCCTTCCGATTGTGGAGGGTTCAACGGTAACCAGTAAATATGGACCGGTTAAAACGGATCATATTCTTTTTATCGCAGCGGGGGCATTCCATGCCGTCAAGCCTTCGGATCTTATACCTGAACTTCAGGGGCGTTTTCCCATCCGCGTTGAGCTGAGCGCCTTGACCCGCGAGGATTTCCTTCAGATTCTGACCGAACCCTCCAACGCCATTGTAAGACAGTATACGGCACTGTTAGACACGGAAGGGGTTAAGCTGGTCTTTAAGGAAAACTCCCTTGTCGAAATCGCAAGAATAGCTTATACTATTAACGAACAGACGGAAAATATTGGGGCACGGCGTTTGCACACCGTATTAGAAAAACTTCTCGAAGAAGTCTCATTTCATGCCTCGGAGCTTCGGGGTCAGATCGTAAATATTGACGAAGCCTTTGTAACGTCGAAATTAGGTCCGATTGTCGAGCAGGAGGATCTTAGCCGTTATATTCTCTGA
- the topA gene encoding type I DNA topoisomerase, translated as MKTLVIVESPAKARTLSKFLGKHYMVKASMGHVRDLPKSQLGVDVADEFAPKYITIRGKGEAIKDLKASLVKSDAVLVASDPDREGEAIAWHICELLRIPSESPCRVEFNEITKTAVTGALKAPRPIDVNRVNAQQARRVLDRLVGYNLSPLLWRKVRRGLSAGRVQSVAVRILCDREKEIEAFVQEEYWTLTARVKKTGSPVFEARLIKVYGEKASLPSRENVDEALEALDGKTFVVSGISKQEKQKRPPLPFTTSTLQQEAHRRLRFTTQRTMLIAQQLYEGVDLGKEGPTGLISYIRTDSVRISDLARDDARDYIKSEFGPEYAGAGKGQRPAGAKNVRVQDAHEAIRPTSVLRTPEKIKKHLNEDQFKLYNLIWQRFAASQMSAAVLDITNVDVTAGGYLFRATGTVLRFPGFLRLTGEGIEDEDESGNVLPVLSEGERLALKELVPAQHFTQPPPRYTEATLVRALEENGIGRPSTYAPIIETIIKRGYVVRKNKCLNPTELGKTVVDLLKAYFAEVIDVEFTAAMEDKLDAVEEGKGDWVKLVKGFYEPFKAELSKADSELDRIKVADEVSDETCEKCGQRMVIKTGRFGKFLACPGFPQCRNTRRISTGTGVPCPKCNEELVVRRTKKGRSFYGCKRYPECDFTTWYEPVKEKCPSCGALMVRRKSRKQEVIACTNKECGYKTGTKH; from the coding sequence ATGAAAACACTGGTTATCGTTGAATCTCCCGCCAAAGCGAGGACGCTTTCAAAGTTTTTGGGCAAGCATTACATGGTTAAGGCATCGATGGGGCACGTCCGCGACCTTCCAAAGAGCCAGCTCGGGGTGGATGTGGCCGATGAGTTCGCGCCGAAGTACATTACCATCCGGGGTAAGGGCGAGGCGATAAAGGACCTTAAAGCCTCACTGGTCAAAAGCGATGCCGTCCTGGTCGCTTCGGATCCCGACCGGGAAGGTGAGGCCATCGCCTGGCATATCTGCGAACTGCTGCGGATCCCGTCCGAATCACCCTGCCGGGTCGAATTTAATGAAATAACAAAGACCGCGGTGACCGGCGCGCTGAAGGCCCCGCGGCCTATAGACGTTAACAGGGTAAACGCCCAACAAGCCCGGCGTGTACTCGATAGGCTTGTGGGTTACAACCTGAGCCCCCTGTTGTGGCGGAAGGTCAGAAGGGGTCTTTCCGCGGGAAGGGTGCAGTCCGTCGCGGTTCGGATTTTGTGCGACCGGGAAAAAGAAATCGAGGCTTTTGTTCAGGAGGAGTACTGGACGCTGACGGCCCGTGTGAAAAAGACGGGCTCGCCTGTTTTCGAAGCGCGCCTGATAAAAGTGTACGGCGAAAAGGCTTCCCTGCCTTCCAGGGAAAATGTCGACGAGGCGCTCGAGGCGCTTGACGGTAAAACGTTCGTGGTTTCCGGGATCAGTAAACAGGAGAAGCAAAAGAGACCACCGCTGCCTTTTACCACAAGCACCCTGCAGCAGGAAGCGCACCGGCGTTTGAGGTTCACCACGCAGCGAACAATGCTGATCGCCCAACAGCTTTATGAGGGGGTTGATTTGGGCAAAGAGGGTCCGACCGGCTTAATCTCCTATATACGCACCGACTCCGTGCGTATTTCCGATCTGGCGCGGGACGATGCCCGGGACTACATCAAATCGGAGTTCGGGCCCGAATACGCGGGTGCAGGCAAGGGACAAAGGCCTGCAGGCGCGAAAAACGTCCGGGTTCAGGACGCTCACGAAGCTATAAGACCTACATCGGTGCTGAGGACGCCGGAGAAGATAAAGAAACATCTGAACGAAGACCAGTTCAAACTGTACAACCTTATCTGGCAACGATTTGCGGCAAGCCAGATGTCGGCGGCTGTCCTGGATATCACAAACGTCGACGTAACCGCGGGAGGTTATCTCTTCCGAGCTACGGGCACGGTGTTGCGGTTTCCGGGCTTCCTTCGGCTTACCGGGGAAGGTATTGAAGACGAGGACGAATCGGGAAATGTACTACCGGTCTTGTCGGAAGGAGAGCGGCTGGCCTTGAAGGAGCTTGTCCCCGCGCAGCACTTTACGCAGCCCCCGCCCCGTTATACGGAGGCAACCCTGGTTCGGGCGCTGGAGGAAAACGGGATAGGCCGTCCCAGCACCTACGCTCCCATTATCGAAACCATTATCAAAAGGGGATACGTCGTTCGTAAGAACAAGTGTCTCAACCCCACCGAACTGGGCAAGACGGTGGTTGATCTTTTAAAGGCCTATTTCGCCGAGGTAATCGATGTGGAGTTTACCGCCGCCATGGAGGATAAGCTTGACGCGGTGGAAGAGGGCAAGGGTGACTGGGTTAAGTTGGTTAAGGGCTTTTATGAACCATTTAAGGCTGAGCTTTCTAAAGCAGACAGTGAACTTGACAGGATAAAAGTAGCCGATGAGGTGTCCGACGAGACCTGCGAGAAATGCGGACAAAGAATGGTTATTAAGACCGGTCGATTCGGAAAGTTTTTGGCCTGTCCGGGGTTTCCACAGTGCCGGAACACGCGCCGCATAAGTACGGGAACCGGAGTTCCCTGCCCGAAGTGCAACGAAGAACTTGTGGTAAGGAGGACCAAAAAAGGCCGGTCTTTCTACGGATGCAAGCGATACCCCGAATGTGACTTCACCACCTGGTATGAACCGGTTAAAGAAAAATGCCCCAGCTGCGGCGCCCTGATGGTACGCCGGAAGTCACGGAAGCAGGAGGTTATCGCCTGCACGAATAAGGAATGCGGTTACAAAACGGGAACAAAACATTAG
- the xerC gene encoding tyrosine recombinase XerC: MYAYLDRFVIYLQTERRSSARTVEEYQKDIFGGVDYFVKVTGIQDESLKPEQITPVLMRRYMSHLSGRGLSRNSLLRKLAAWRSFFRFLCREGVIKENPLRKIASPRRQARLPRVLYPTEIKKLVEAPRSSDPLRMRDRAMLEILYAAGIRISEMVGLNIGDVDLSGGYIQVLGKGSKERMVPVGEYAVRAMRAYMRSARPLLLRKHAKQFEEALFLNKSGGRISTRGVRNIIRAYAEVVGIEGRVSPHTLRHSFATHLLDGGADLRVVQDLLGHARLSTTQIYTHLSKERLKKVYDKTHPRA, translated from the coding sequence GTGTACGCCTATCTGGACCGGTTTGTCATCTATCTTCAGACAGAAAGAAGGTCTTCCGCCAGAACGGTGGAGGAATACCAGAAGGACATCTTCGGCGGGGTTGATTATTTTGTCAAAGTTACGGGCATACAGGACGAGTCTTTGAAACCGGAACAGATCACACCGGTTCTGATGCGGCGTTATATGTCCCACCTCTCGGGCCGCGGTTTGTCGCGGAACTCACTGCTTAGAAAACTTGCCGCCTGGCGGAGCTTTTTTCGTTTTCTGTGCCGCGAGGGTGTCATTAAAGAAAATCCCCTGCGAAAGATAGCTTCACCCAGACGGCAGGCGCGGCTTCCCCGCGTGCTGTATCCAACCGAGATAAAGAAGCTGGTCGAAGCCCCCCGGTCATCGGATCCCCTACGGATGCGGGACCGGGCGATGCTCGAGATCCTTTACGCCGCGGGAATACGAATCTCTGAGATGGTGGGTTTGAATATCGGCGATGTGGACCTTTCGGGCGGATATATCCAGGTTCTGGGAAAGGGTTCGAAGGAGAGGATGGTTCCGGTGGGTGAGTATGCGGTGCGGGCGATGCGGGCTTACATGCGTTCCGCCAGACCGTTGTTGCTCAGGAAACATGCCAAACAATTCGAAGAAGCCTTATTTTTAAATAAAAGCGGCGGGAGAATATCCACGAGGGGCGTGCGTAACATTATCAGGGCTTATGCGGAAGTTGTCGGTATAGAAGGTCGGGTCAGCCCGCACACACTGCGGCATTCGTTTGCCACACATCTCCTTGACGGGGGGGCGGACCTGAGGGTGGTCCAAGACCTTTTGGGTCACGCGCGGCTTTCTACCACGCAGATATATACCCACCTCAGCAAGGAAAGACTAAAAAAGGTATACGACAAGACGCACCCGCGGGCGTAG
- the dprA gene encoding DNA-processing protein DprA → MPEDERSYYLAWQLLIPGQSRRFRDLLAVFGSAQEAFTAGCGQLAQVVGKTQAEEITKKRGALDLNLELDRLERLGVGFVTPVDDTYPDLLREIYDPPAALFHRGDITLEETTVAVVGTRRCSDYGRWVAEDLGKQLAQAGITVVSGLARGVDTAAHRGALAGKGRTVAVLGNGLDGCYPRENSRLMEDIAVKGTVVSEFPCGMPCQAWHFPVRNRVIAGLSRAVVVVEAKERSGALITADLALEQGREVMAVPGNVTSPVSCGPNNLLRQGARPVTCAADVMDALGMGFSPEADPGMHALNRLESLILTLLSDESLSREDVIQRAGEAASNVLAGLVYLEMKGLIRSLPGGVYAAVRKSRETSCRNKPVRL, encoded by the coding sequence TTGCCGGAAGATGAGCGCAGCTACTATCTCGCCTGGCAACTGCTTATTCCCGGACAGTCCAGGAGGTTTCGTGATCTCCTGGCTGTTTTCGGCTCCGCACAAGAGGCGTTTACAGCAGGGTGCGGGCAACTGGCCCAGGTTGTGGGCAAAACCCAGGCCGAGGAGATTACGAAGAAACGGGGCGCCCTGGACCTTAATTTGGAATTGGACAGGCTGGAACGGTTGGGTGTCGGCTTTGTCACGCCGGTGGACGATACCTATCCGGATTTACTCAGAGAGATATACGATCCGCCGGCCGCGCTCTTCCATCGCGGCGACATAACGCTGGAGGAAACAACGGTGGCGGTCGTCGGAACGCGGCGCTGCTCGGATTACGGGCGGTGGGTGGCGGAGGATCTCGGCAAACAACTCGCACAGGCGGGCATAACTGTGGTGAGCGGCCTGGCCCGAGGCGTCGATACGGCCGCGCACCGCGGGGCGCTGGCGGGGAAAGGACGGACGGTCGCTGTTTTGGGAAACGGGCTTGACGGTTGTTACCCGAGGGAGAACTCGAGACTGATGGAGGATATCGCGGTAAAAGGAACGGTGGTAAGCGAATTCCCTTGCGGAATGCCCTGTCAGGCGTGGCATTTTCCGGTGCGGAACCGGGTTATTGCCGGATTATCCCGTGCGGTGGTGGTGGTTGAAGCCAAGGAGCGGAGCGGTGCGCTGATTACCGCCGATCTGGCCCTTGAACAGGGACGGGAGGTAATGGCTGTTCCCGGTAACGTCACCAGCCCGGTCAGTTGCGGGCCCAACAATCTTCTGAGACAGGGAGCCCGGCCGGTGACCTGTGCCGCCGACGTGATGGATGCCTTGGGTATGGGCTTTTCCCCTGAGGCGGACCCGGGGATGCACGCGCTTAACCGGCTCGAATCGCTGATTCTCACCCTTTTAAGCGATGAGTCGCTTTCCCGGGAAGATGTTATCCAGCGGGCCGGAGAGGCGGCTTCTAACGTGCTGGCCGGTCTGGTTTATCTGGAGATGAAAGGTTTAATCCGCTCTCTTCCCGGGGGTGTTTACGCCGCGGTGCGAAAGAGCCGGGAAACCTCTTGTAGAAACAAACCCGTCCGTTTATAA
- the codY gene encoding GTP-sensing pleiotropic transcriptional regulator CodY, whose protein sequence is MERLLKKARTLNGILQNTSDHVDFAAVAATLNELIRANVYLIDYTGKVLGYSFMTGFSCKRMLRVVGKSGFPSDYHESLLGITETRANFHQEHNACIFNNRAPCRFEDATVTVVPIVGAGTRLGTAVLTKFARNFAVSDLILAEHGGTVVGMEIFRSRMEKMAEETRKKAAVQVAMGSLSYSELDAARHVFAELGKGEGLLVASKVADKAGITRSVIVNALRKFESAGVIEARSLGMKGTYIRVLNDQLMEELKRA, encoded by the coding sequence GTGGAGCGTCTTTTAAAAAAGGCTCGCACCTTGAACGGAATACTGCAAAATACTTCCGATCATGTTGATTTTGCTGCGGTAGCGGCAACGCTTAACGAGTTGATTCGCGCCAACGTTTATTTAATCGATTATACGGGGAAGGTTTTAGGTTACTCCTTCATGACCGGCTTTTCCTGCAAGAGGATGCTTCGCGTGGTCGGGAAATCCGGTTTCCCTTCGGATTATCATGAAAGCCTGCTCGGGATCACCGAGACCAGGGCCAACTTTCACCAGGAGCACAACGCCTGCATATTCAATAACCGTGCGCCCTGCCGTTTCGAAGACGCAACTGTTACCGTCGTGCCCATTGTGGGTGCGGGCACGCGCTTGGGAACGGCGGTACTGACAAAATTCGCGCGTAATTTTGCGGTAAGTGATCTTATTCTTGCTGAACACGGCGGGACGGTCGTAGGGATGGAGATTTTTCGATCCCGTATGGAAAAGATGGCGGAAGAAACCCGCAAAAAAGCAGCGGTGCAGGTCGCCATGGGGTCGCTGTCATACTCCGAACTTGATGCCGCCCGACATGTGTTCGCGGAACTCGGCAAGGGGGAGGGGCTGCTGGTTGCCAGTAAGGTGGCCGATAAGGCGGGTATTACGCGTTCGGTTATCGTCAACGCCCTGCGCAAGTTCGAGAGTGCCGGCGTTATCGAAGCGCGTTCGCTCGGAATGAAAGGGACTTACATCCGCGTACTTAATGACCAGCTTATGGAGGAACTGAAACGGGCGTAA
- the trmFO gene encoding methylenetetrahydrofolate--tRNA-(uracil(54)-C(5))-methyltransferase (FADH(2)-oxidizing) TrmFO, translating into MKPVLIVGAGLAGAEAAWQISRRGVPVVLCEMRPKKLTPAHHTGDFAELVCSNSLRAQALENAVGLLKEEMRRLGSLIMLSADATRVPAGGALAVDRKEFATFISKTLSEQTAVEIRREEITAVPVETPCIIATGPLTSEALAGAIQGLTGQEQLYFYDAVAPIVTLESINSEKVFWSSRYEKGEGAYLNCPMNEEEYRRFYESLIAAERSPLKSFERETHFEGCMPVEALAHRGRETLIFGPLKPVGLVDPRTGKRPYAVVQLRQDNREGSLLNMVGFQTNLKWGEQQRVFKLIPGLEEAEFVRYGVMHRNTYLNAPLLLNPTLECKNRPGLFFAGQITGVEGYVESAAAGLIAGVNAARQSSGKAPLIFPPETAHGALMHYITTANPKNFQPMNVNYGLFPPLSVRIKDRRERNMALAERALEALDGWRVNLDE; encoded by the coding sequence ATGAAGCCGGTTTTGATTGTCGGTGCAGGGCTGGCCGGGGCGGAAGCGGCCTGGCAGATTTCGCGGCGCGGGGTGCCGGTGGTTTTGTGCGAGATGCGGCCGAAAAAGCTTACCCCGGCGCATCATACCGGTGATTTTGCGGAACTCGTCTGCTCGAATTCCCTGCGCGCCCAGGCCCTGGAAAACGCGGTAGGGCTTTTGAAGGAAGAGATGCGGCGGCTCGGTTCACTGATCATGCTTTCGGCGGATGCCACCCGTGTCCCTGCCGGGGGTGCTTTGGCGGTGGACAGAAAAGAGTTTGCGACCTTCATAAGCAAGACCCTCTCCGAGCAAACCGCGGTTGAGATAAGGCGCGAAGAAATCACAGCCGTTCCTGTTGAGACGCCGTGCATCATAGCCACCGGACCGCTTACCTCGGAGGCGCTGGCCGGGGCGATCCAGGGGTTAACCGGCCAGGAACAGCTTTATTTCTACGATGCGGTGGCGCCTATTGTGACCCTCGAATCGATCAATTCTGAAAAAGTCTTCTGGTCTTCGCGTTATGAAAAAGGAGAGGGAGCATACCTTAACTGTCCTATGAACGAAGAGGAATACCGGCGGTTTTACGAGTCCCTGATAGCAGCCGAGCGCTCGCCGTTGAAGAGCTTTGAGAGGGAAACGCATTTTGAGGGGTGTATGCCTGTTGAGGCGCTCGCGCATCGGGGCCGGGAGACGCTGATCTTCGGGCCGCTGAAGCCGGTGGGCCTTGTTGATCCGCGAACGGGTAAGCGCCCGTACGCCGTCGTCCAACTCCGGCAGGATAATCGCGAGGGCTCTCTGCTCAACATGGTGGGGTTTCAGACCAACCTCAAGTGGGGCGAGCAGCAGAGGGTATTTAAATTGATCCCCGGTCTGGAAGAGGCGGAGTTCGTTCGTTACGGAGTTATGCACCGCAATACCTATCTGAACGCACCGCTTCTTCTCAATCCCACGCTGGAGTGCAAAAACCGGCCCGGTCTTTTCTTTGCGGGTCAGATAACCGGGGTTGAGGGGTATGTGGAATCAGCGGCGGCGGGATTGATTGCCGGGGTTAACGCCGCCAGGCAGTCATCGGGAAAGGCGCCTCTTATTTTCCCACCGGAAACAGCCCACGGGGCGCTGATGCATTACATCACCACCGCTAATCCGAAGAACTTCCAACCAATGAACGTCAACTACGGTCTTTTCCCCCCGCTTTCCGTACGAATCAAAGACCGGCGGGAGCGCAACATGGCCCTTGCCGAACGAGCTCTCGAGGCCCTGGACGGTTGGCGGGTGAATTTGGACGAATAA